A region of Salvelinus namaycush isolate Seneca chromosome 9, SaNama_1.0, whole genome shotgun sequence DNA encodes the following proteins:
- the LOC120053948 gene encoding zinc finger protein 710-like isoform X2 → MRSLKHLKHHTRNNVEEESGRLVRCYPKVLEGQVDAGTQTEPVVVLSLAQAAVLGLISQNEIFGATIAPNGFYMGEPREYGRTPPTPEGMEYEYADQLIGANGDYLAEPVGESEPHSSERRRPGPRGRTRRPRSEGGAPGEPPHRVPNIQTQVKGERGESDTPPSCIHMVKSRSSPDKTDEPATHRGPLKEEQSCGNCAVCVRETSSQTQTDARPEQGPEERREGGGEGQEEEVAEEEEGVLNLKTGGDRGDSPSPVMNRYFESSEVAYESADMAVGDYDESSQGMLWAADAEGIARRMQIDRLDVNVQIDESYCVDVGEGLKRWKCRMCEKSYTSKYNLVTHILGHNGIKPHECLHCGKLFKQPSHLQTHLLTHQGTRPHKCTVCKKAFTQTSHLKRHMLQHSDVKPYSCRFCGRGFAYPSELRSHENKHENGHCHVCSQCAMEFPTHAYLKRHQTSHQGPTTYQCTECNKSFAYRSQLQNHLMKHQNVRPYVCPECGMEFVQIHHLKQHSLTHKSMKEFKCEVCAREFTLSANLKRHMLIHASIRPFQCHVCFKTFVQKQTLKTHMIVHLPVKPFKCKVCGKSFNRMYNLLGHMHLHAGSKPFKCPYCSSKFNLKGNLSRHMKVKHGILDASPDGQALPDIENQEDYDEDNFEFSERENLASNNTPDIAKLSELEYYSSYTKGAGRYKTA, encoded by the exons ATGAGATCCCTGAAACACCTCAAACATCACACCAGGAACAATGTG GAGGAGGAGAGTGGCCGTCTGGTGCGGTGCTACCCCAAGGTGTTGGAGGGCCAGGTGGATGCAGGAACACAGACAGAACCCGTGGTGGTGCTGTCACTGGCCCAGGCTGCTGTCCTGGGCCTTATCTCCCAGAATGAGATCTTTGGCGCCACCATCGCCCCCAATGGCTTCTACATGGGCGAGCCCAGGGAGTATGGCAGGACCCCTCCTACTCCAGAGGGCATGGAGTATGAGTACGCTGACCAGCTGATTGGGGCCAACGGGGACTACCTGGCTGAGCCTGTAGGGGAGTCGGAGCCCCACAGCAGTGAGAGGAGGCGCCCCGGGCCCAGAGGGAGGACCAGGAGACCCAGGAGTGAAGGAGGAGCGCCAGGGGAGCCCCCTCATAGAGTCCCCAACATACAGACTCAGGTCAAAGGGGAGCGGGGAGAGTCTGACACCCCTCCGTCCTGCATCCACATGGTGAAGAGCCGTAGCAGCCCAGACAAGACAGATGAGCCAGCCACTCACAGAGGGCCTCTGAAGGAGGAGCAGAGCTGTGGtaactgtgctgtgtgtgtgagagagacgtcCAGTCAGACCCAGACAGACGCACGGCCAGAGCAGgggccagaggagaggagggagggaggaggagagggacaagaAGAGGAGGTAGCTGAGGAGGAAGAAGGAGTGTTGAACCTCAAGactggaggagacaggggagacagtCCCAGTCCCGTCATGAACCGCTACTTTGAGTCCAGCGAGGTGGCCTATGAGTCTGCTGACATGGCCGTGGGGGACTATGACGAGAGCAGCCAGGGCATGTTGTGGGCTGCAGACGCTGAGGGAATAGCCAGGCGCATGCAGATCGACCGGCTGGACGTCAACGTCCAGATAGATGAGTCCTACTGCGTGGATGTGGGAGAGGGCCTGAAGAGATGGAAGTGCCGCATGTGTGAGAAGTCTTATACCTCCAAGTACAACCTGGTCACCCACATCCTGGGCCACAACGGCATTAAGCCCCATGAGTGTCTGCACTGCGGAAAGCTGTTCAAGCAGCCCAGCCAcctccagacccacctgctcacccACCAGGGCACCCGGCCACACAAGTGCACCGTGTGTAAGAAGGCCTTCACCCAGACCAGCCACCTGAAGAGGCACATGCTGCAGCACTCAGACGTCAAGCCTTACAGCTGCCGCTTCTGTGGCCGAGGCTTCGCCTACCCCAGCGAGCTCCGGTCCCACGAGAACAAACACGAGAACGGCCACTGCCATGTGTGTTCCCAGTGCGCCATGGAGTTCCCCACCCACGCCTACCTGAAGCGCCACCAGACCAGTCACCAGGGCCCCACCACCTACCAGTGCACTGAGTGCAACAAGTCCTTTGCCTACCGCAGCCAGCTTCAGAACCACCTCATGAAGCACCAGAACGTAAGGCCCTACGTCTGCCCAGAGTGTGGAATGGAGTTTGTCCAGATCCATCACCTCAAGCAGCATTCCCTCACTCACAAG AGTATGAAGGAATTCAAATGTGAGGTGTGTGCCCGGGAGTTCACCCTCTCTGCTAACCTCAAGAGACACATGCTGATCCACGCCAGCATCAGGCCCTTCCAGTGTCACGTCTGCTTCAAGACCTTTGTCCAGAAACAGACCCTCAAAACACACATGATCGTCCACCTGCCTGTCAAGCCTTTCAAATGCAAG GTGTGTGGCAAATCTTTCAACAGAATGTACAACCTCCTGGGCCACATGCACCTCCACGCTGGCAGCAAGCCCTTCAAGTGTCCTTACTGCTCCAGCAAGTTCAACCTGAAGGGCAATCTGAGCCGACACATGAAGGTCAAACACGGCATCCTGGACGCTTCACCAGACGGACAAG CCCTCCCTGACATAGAGAACCAGGAGGACTATGACGAAGACAACTTTGAATTCAGCGAACGAGAGAACCTGGCCAGTAACAACACACCAGACATCGCTAAACTGTCTGAATTGGAGTATTATAGCAGCTACACCAAGGGTGCAGGGCGCTACAAAACTGCATGA
- the LOC120053948 gene encoding zinc finger protein 710-like isoform X1, which yields MRSLKHLKHHTRNNVEEESGRLVRCYPKVLEGQVDAGTQTEPVVVLSLAQAAVLGLISQNEIFGATIAPNGFYMGEPREYGRTPPTPEGMEYEYADQLIGANGDYLAEPVGESEPHSSERRRPGPRGRTRRPRSEGGAPGEPPHRVPNIQTQVKGERGESDTPPSCIHMVKSRSSPDKTDEPATHRGPLKEEQSCGNCAVCVRETSSQTQTDARPEQGPEERREGGGEGQEEEVAEEEEGVLNLKTGGDRGDSPSPVMNRYFESSEVAYESADMAVGDYDESSQGMLWAADAEGIARRMQIDRLDVNVQIDESYCVDVGEGLKRWKCRMCEKSYTSKYNLVTHILGHNGIKPHECLHCGKLFKQPSHLQTHLLTHQGTRPHKCTVCKKAFTQTSHLKRHMLQHSDVKPYSCRFCGRGFAYPSELRSHENKHENGHCHVCSQCAMEFPTHAYLKRHQTSHQGPTTYQCTECNKSFAYRSQLQNHLMKHQNVRPYVCPECGMEFVQIHHLKQHSLTHKVLTPQALADQSMKEFKCEVCAREFTLSANLKRHMLIHASIRPFQCHVCFKTFVQKQTLKTHMIVHLPVKPFKCKVCGKSFNRMYNLLGHMHLHAGSKPFKCPYCSSKFNLKGNLSRHMKVKHGILDASPDGQALPDIENQEDYDEDNFEFSERENLASNNTPDIAKLSELEYYSSYTKGAGRYKTA from the exons ATGAGATCCCTGAAACACCTCAAACATCACACCAGGAACAATGTG GAGGAGGAGAGTGGCCGTCTGGTGCGGTGCTACCCCAAGGTGTTGGAGGGCCAGGTGGATGCAGGAACACAGACAGAACCCGTGGTGGTGCTGTCACTGGCCCAGGCTGCTGTCCTGGGCCTTATCTCCCAGAATGAGATCTTTGGCGCCACCATCGCCCCCAATGGCTTCTACATGGGCGAGCCCAGGGAGTATGGCAGGACCCCTCCTACTCCAGAGGGCATGGAGTATGAGTACGCTGACCAGCTGATTGGGGCCAACGGGGACTACCTGGCTGAGCCTGTAGGGGAGTCGGAGCCCCACAGCAGTGAGAGGAGGCGCCCCGGGCCCAGAGGGAGGACCAGGAGACCCAGGAGTGAAGGAGGAGCGCCAGGGGAGCCCCCTCATAGAGTCCCCAACATACAGACTCAGGTCAAAGGGGAGCGGGGAGAGTCTGACACCCCTCCGTCCTGCATCCACATGGTGAAGAGCCGTAGCAGCCCAGACAAGACAGATGAGCCAGCCACTCACAGAGGGCCTCTGAAGGAGGAGCAGAGCTGTGGtaactgtgctgtgtgtgtgagagagacgtcCAGTCAGACCCAGACAGACGCACGGCCAGAGCAGgggccagaggagaggagggagggaggaggagagggacaagaAGAGGAGGTAGCTGAGGAGGAAGAAGGAGTGTTGAACCTCAAGactggaggagacaggggagacagtCCCAGTCCCGTCATGAACCGCTACTTTGAGTCCAGCGAGGTGGCCTATGAGTCTGCTGACATGGCCGTGGGGGACTATGACGAGAGCAGCCAGGGCATGTTGTGGGCTGCAGACGCTGAGGGAATAGCCAGGCGCATGCAGATCGACCGGCTGGACGTCAACGTCCAGATAGATGAGTCCTACTGCGTGGATGTGGGAGAGGGCCTGAAGAGATGGAAGTGCCGCATGTGTGAGAAGTCTTATACCTCCAAGTACAACCTGGTCACCCACATCCTGGGCCACAACGGCATTAAGCCCCATGAGTGTCTGCACTGCGGAAAGCTGTTCAAGCAGCCCAGCCAcctccagacccacctgctcacccACCAGGGCACCCGGCCACACAAGTGCACCGTGTGTAAGAAGGCCTTCACCCAGACCAGCCACCTGAAGAGGCACATGCTGCAGCACTCAGACGTCAAGCCTTACAGCTGCCGCTTCTGTGGCCGAGGCTTCGCCTACCCCAGCGAGCTCCGGTCCCACGAGAACAAACACGAGAACGGCCACTGCCATGTGTGTTCCCAGTGCGCCATGGAGTTCCCCACCCACGCCTACCTGAAGCGCCACCAGACCAGTCACCAGGGCCCCACCACCTACCAGTGCACTGAGTGCAACAAGTCCTTTGCCTACCGCAGCCAGCTTCAGAACCACCTCATGAAGCACCAGAACGTAAGGCCCTACGTCTGCCCAGAGTGTGGAATGGAGTTTGTCCAGATCCATCACCTCAAGCAGCATTCCCTCACTCACAAGGTACTGACACCACAGGCCCTCGCCGACCAG AGTATGAAGGAATTCAAATGTGAGGTGTGTGCCCGGGAGTTCACCCTCTCTGCTAACCTCAAGAGACACATGCTGATCCACGCCAGCATCAGGCCCTTCCAGTGTCACGTCTGCTTCAAGACCTTTGTCCAGAAACAGACCCTCAAAACACACATGATCGTCCACCTGCCTGTCAAGCCTTTCAAATGCAAG GTGTGTGGCAAATCTTTCAACAGAATGTACAACCTCCTGGGCCACATGCACCTCCACGCTGGCAGCAAGCCCTTCAAGTGTCCTTACTGCTCCAGCAAGTTCAACCTGAAGGGCAATCTGAGCCGACACATGAAGGTCAAACACGGCATCCTGGACGCTTCACCAGACGGACAAG CCCTCCCTGACATAGAGAACCAGGAGGACTATGACGAAGACAACTTTGAATTCAGCGAACGAGAGAACCTGGCCAGTAACAACACACCAGACATCGCTAAACTGTCTGAATTGGAGTATTATAGCAGCTACACCAAGGGTGCAGGGCGCTACAAAACTGCATGA